One window of Phalacrocorax carbo chromosome 1, bPhaCar2.1, whole genome shotgun sequence genomic DNA carries:
- the DNM1L gene encoding dynamin-1-like protein isoform X2, with product MEALIPVINKLQDVFNTVGADIIQLPQIVVVGTQSSGKSSVLESLVGRDLLPRGTGVVTRRPLILQLVHVSPEDGRKTAGDENEIDAEEWGKFLHTKNKIYTDFDEIRQEIENETERISGNNKGISPEPIHLKIFSSNVVNLTLVDLPGMTKVPVGDQPKDIELQIRELILQFISNPNSIILAVTAANTDMATSEALKIAREVDPDGRRTLAVITKLDLMDAGTDAMDVLMGRVIPVKLGIIGVVNRSQLDINNKKSVADSIRDEYGFLQKKYPSLANRNGTKYLARTLNRLLMHHIRDCLPELKTRINVLAAQYQSLLNSYGEPVEDKSATLLQLITKFATEYCNTIEGTAKYIETSELCGGARICYIFHETFGRTLESVDPLGGLNTIDILTAIRNATGPRPALFVPEVSFELLVKRQIKRLEEPSLRCVELVHEEMQRIIQHCSNYSTQELLRFPKLHDAIVEVVTCLLRRRLPVTNEMVHNLVAIELAYINTKHPDFADACGLMNNNIEEQRRNRLARELPSTVPRDKSTKAPGALTPASQEAVTAASAEADGKAAPGAGDTSQEPGTGSWRGMLKPSKVEEVSAEEKSKPAAALPASPQKGHAVNLLDVPVPVARKLSAREQRDCEVIERLIKSYFLIVRKNIQDSVPKAVMHFLVNHVKDTLQSELVGQLYKSLLLDDLLTESEDMAQRRKEAADMLKALQRASQIIAEIRETHLW from the exons AGCAGTGGAAAGAGTTCTGTGTTGGAAAGCCTTGTGGGGAGGGATCTGCTCCCACGAGGTACTGGAGTTGTCACCCGGAGACCCCTTATTCTGCAGCTGGTGCATGTTTCCCCAGAGGATGGTCGGAAAACAGCTGGAGATGAAAATG agataGATGCTGAAGAGTGGGGTAAATTTCTTCACACCAAAAATAAG ATCTATACAGATTTTGATGAAATTCGTCaggaaatagaaaatgaaacagagagGATTTCAGGAAATAATAAG GGGATCAGTCCTGAACCTATTCATCTTAAGATTTTTTCATCTAACGTTGTAAATCTGACTCTTGTGGATTTACCTGGAATGACAAAG GTGCCTGTTGGTGATCAGCCTAAGGACATTGAACTTCAAATAAGAGAGCTGATCCTTCAATTCATCAGCAACCCAAATTCAATTATTCTGGCAGTCACAGCTGCTAACACAGACATGGCCACTTCAGAAGCACTTAAAATTGCACGGGAGGTGGATCCAGATG GTCGAAGAACCCTTGCTGTTATCACAAAGCTGGATCTCATGGATGCTGGCACTGATGCTATGGATGTGCTTATGGGAAGAGTGATTCCAGTCAAACTTGGCATCATCGGAGTAGTGAACAG GAGTCAGTTGGATATTAACAATAAGAAGAGTGTAGCCGATTCCATTCGTGATGAGTATggttttcttcaaaagaagTATCCTTCCCTAGCCAATCGAAATGGAACCAAATATCTTGCTAGAACACTGAACAG acTACTGATGCATCATATCAGAGATTGCTTGCCAGAACTGAAAACCAGAATCAATGTTTTAGCTGCTCAGTACCAGTCTCTACTAAACAGCTATGGGGAACCTGTTGAGGACAAAAGTGCCACTTTATTGCAGCTTATTACCAAATTTGCCACAGAGTATTGTAACACTATTGAAGGAACAGCGAAATACATAGAGACTTCAGAGCT ATGTGGTGGAGCCAGAATCTGTTACATTTTTCATGAGACCTTTGGAAGAACTTTAGAATCTGTTGACCCACTGGGTGGCCTTAACACAATCGATATTCTGACTGCCATTAGAAATGCTACT GGTCCCCGTCCTGCCTTGTTTGTTCCTGAAGTTTCATTTGAATTGCTGGTAAAAAGGCAAATCAAACGTTTAGAAGAGCCTAGCTTGCGCTGTGTGGAGCTGGTTCATGAAGAAATGCAGCGGATTATCCAGCATTGTAGTAACTACAGTACACAG gaaTTATTGAGGTTTCCTAAATTGCATGATGCCATAGTTGAAGTAGTAACTTGTCTTCTGCGTAGAAGACTTCCTGTCACAAATGAAATG GTTCATAATCTAGTGGCCATTGAGTTAGCTTATATCAATACCAAACATCCAGACTTTGCTGATGCCTGTGGTTTAATGAATAACAACATagag gaacaaaGGCGTAACAGGTTAGCCCGGGAGCTGCCTTCTACTGTGCCACGAGACAAG TCTACTAAAGCTCCAGGTGCATTGACACCTGCTTCCCAGGAGGCTGttactgctgcttctgctgaggCTGATGGCAAG GCCGCTCCTGGAGCGGGAGATACGTCTCAGGAGCCTGGaacaggcagctggagaggaATGCTGAAACCCTCAAAAGTGGAAGAGGtatcagcagaggaaaaatcCAAGCCAGCTGCAGCCCTACCTGCTAGTCCTCAAAAAGGACATGCTGTAAACCTATTAGATGTG cctGTACCTGTTGCACGCAAACTTTCTGCCCGTGAGCAACGAGATTGTGAAGTGATTGAACGACTTATTAAATCTTACTTCCTTATTGTCAGGAAGAACATTCAAGACAG TGTGCCAAAGGCAGTGATGCATTTTCTGGTGAACCATGTGAAAGACACTCTGCAGAGTGAGCTGGTAGGCCAGCTCTATAAATCCTTGTTGTTGGATGACCTTCTGACAGAATCTGAGGACATGGCACAGCGCAGGAAAGAGGCAGCTGACATGCTAAAG GCCCTGCAGCGAGCCAGTCAGATCATTGCAGAGATTCGTGAGACACATCTTTGGTGA
- the DNM1L gene encoding dynamin-1-like protein isoform X6, with translation MTKVPVGDQPKDIELQIRELILQFISNPNSIILAVTAANTDMATSEALKIAREVDPDGRRTLAVITKLDLMDAGTDAMDVLMGRVIPVKLGIIGVVNRSQLDINNKKSVADSIRDEYGFLQKKYPSLANRNGTKYLARTLNRLLMHHIRDCLPELKTRINVLAAQYQSLLNSYGEPVEDKSATLLQLITKFATEYCNTIEGTAKYIETSELCGGARICYIFHETFGRTLESVDPLGGLNTIDILTAIRNATGPRPALFVPEVSFELLVKRQIKRLEEPSLRCVELVHEEMQRIIQHCSNYSTQELLRFPKLHDAIVEVVTCLLRRRLPVTNEMVHNLVAIELAYINTKHPDFADACGLMNNNIEEQRRNRLARELPSTVPRDKSTKAPGALTPASQEAVTAASAEADGKAAPGAGDTSQEPGTGSWRGMLKPSKVEEVSAEEKSKPAAALPASPQKGHAVNLLDVPVPVARKLSAREQRDCEVIERLIKSYFLIVRKNIQDSVPKAVMHFLVNHVKDTLQSELVGQLYKSLLLDDLLTESEDMAQRRKEAADMLKALQRASQIIAEIRETHLW, from the exons ATGACAAAG GTGCCTGTTGGTGATCAGCCTAAGGACATTGAACTTCAAATAAGAGAGCTGATCCTTCAATTCATCAGCAACCCAAATTCAATTATTCTGGCAGTCACAGCTGCTAACACAGACATGGCCACTTCAGAAGCACTTAAAATTGCACGGGAGGTGGATCCAGATG GTCGAAGAACCCTTGCTGTTATCACAAAGCTGGATCTCATGGATGCTGGCACTGATGCTATGGATGTGCTTATGGGAAGAGTGATTCCAGTCAAACTTGGCATCATCGGAGTAGTGAACAG GAGTCAGTTGGATATTAACAATAAGAAGAGTGTAGCCGATTCCATTCGTGATGAGTATggttttcttcaaaagaagTATCCTTCCCTAGCCAATCGAAATGGAACCAAATATCTTGCTAGAACACTGAACAG acTACTGATGCATCATATCAGAGATTGCTTGCCAGAACTGAAAACCAGAATCAATGTTTTAGCTGCTCAGTACCAGTCTCTACTAAACAGCTATGGGGAACCTGTTGAGGACAAAAGTGCCACTTTATTGCAGCTTATTACCAAATTTGCCACAGAGTATTGTAACACTATTGAAGGAACAGCGAAATACATAGAGACTTCAGAGCT ATGTGGTGGAGCCAGAATCTGTTACATTTTTCATGAGACCTTTGGAAGAACTTTAGAATCTGTTGACCCACTGGGTGGCCTTAACACAATCGATATTCTGACTGCCATTAGAAATGCTACT GGTCCCCGTCCTGCCTTGTTTGTTCCTGAAGTTTCATTTGAATTGCTGGTAAAAAGGCAAATCAAACGTTTAGAAGAGCCTAGCTTGCGCTGTGTGGAGCTGGTTCATGAAGAAATGCAGCGGATTATCCAGCATTGTAGTAACTACAGTACACAG gaaTTATTGAGGTTTCCTAAATTGCATGATGCCATAGTTGAAGTAGTAACTTGTCTTCTGCGTAGAAGACTTCCTGTCACAAATGAAATG GTTCATAATCTAGTGGCCATTGAGTTAGCTTATATCAATACCAAACATCCAGACTTTGCTGATGCCTGTGGTTTAATGAATAACAACATagag gaacaaaGGCGTAACAGGTTAGCCCGGGAGCTGCCTTCTACTGTGCCACGAGACAAG TCTACTAAAGCTCCAGGTGCATTGACACCTGCTTCCCAGGAGGCTGttactgctgcttctgctgaggCTGATGGCAAG GCCGCTCCTGGAGCGGGAGATACGTCTCAGGAGCCTGGaacaggcagctggagaggaATGCTGAAACCCTCAAAAGTGGAAGAGGtatcagcagaggaaaaatcCAAGCCAGCTGCAGCCCTACCTGCTAGTCCTCAAAAAGGACATGCTGTAAACCTATTAGATGTG cctGTACCTGTTGCACGCAAACTTTCTGCCCGTGAGCAACGAGATTGTGAAGTGATTGAACGACTTATTAAATCTTACTTCCTTATTGTCAGGAAGAACATTCAAGACAG TGTGCCAAAGGCAGTGATGCATTTTCTGGTGAACCATGTGAAAGACACTCTGCAGAGTGAGCTGGTAGGCCAGCTCTATAAATCCTTGTTGTTGGATGACCTTCTGACAGAATCTGAGGACATGGCACAGCGCAGGAAAGAGGCAGCTGACATGCTAAAG GCCCTGCAGCGAGCCAGTCAGATCATTGCAGAGATTCGTGAGACACATCTTTGGTGA
- the DNM1L gene encoding dynamin-1-like protein isoform X4, with the protein MEALIPVINKLQDVFNTVGADIIQLPQIVVVGTQSSGKSSVLESLVGRDLLPRGTGVVTRRPLILQLVHVSPEDGRKTAGDENEIDAEEWGKFLHTKNKIYTDFDEIRQEIENETERISGNNKGISPEPIHLKIFSSNVVNLTLVDLPGMTKVPVGDQPKDIELQIRELILQFISNPNSIILAVTAANTDMATSEALKIAREVDPDGRRTLAVITKLDLMDAGTDAMDVLMGRVIPVKLGIIGVVNRSQLDINNKKSVADSIRDEYGFLQKKYPSLANRNGTKYLARTLNRLLMHHIRDCLPELKTRINVLAAQYQSLLNSYGEPVEDKSATLLQLITKFATEYCNTIEGTAKYIETSELCGGARICYIFHETFGRTLESVDPLGGLNTIDILTAIRNATGPRPALFVPEVSFELLVKRQIKRLEEPSLRCVELVHEEMQRIIQHCSNYSTQELLRFPKLHDAIVEVVTCLLRRRLPVTNEMVHNLVAIELAYINTKHPDFADACGLMNNNIEEQRRNRLARELPSTVPRDKAAPGAGDTSQEPGTGSWRGMLKPSKVEEVSAEEKSKPAAALPASPQKGHAVNLLDVPVPVARKLSAREQRDCEVIERLIKSYFLIVRKNIQDSVPKAVMHFLVNHVKDTLQSELVGQLYKSLLLDDLLTESEDMAQRRKEAADMLKALQRASQIIAEIRETHLW; encoded by the exons AGCAGTGGAAAGAGTTCTGTGTTGGAAAGCCTTGTGGGGAGGGATCTGCTCCCACGAGGTACTGGAGTTGTCACCCGGAGACCCCTTATTCTGCAGCTGGTGCATGTTTCCCCAGAGGATGGTCGGAAAACAGCTGGAGATGAAAATG agataGATGCTGAAGAGTGGGGTAAATTTCTTCACACCAAAAATAAG ATCTATACAGATTTTGATGAAATTCGTCaggaaatagaaaatgaaacagagagGATTTCAGGAAATAATAAG GGGATCAGTCCTGAACCTATTCATCTTAAGATTTTTTCATCTAACGTTGTAAATCTGACTCTTGTGGATTTACCTGGAATGACAAAG GTGCCTGTTGGTGATCAGCCTAAGGACATTGAACTTCAAATAAGAGAGCTGATCCTTCAATTCATCAGCAACCCAAATTCAATTATTCTGGCAGTCACAGCTGCTAACACAGACATGGCCACTTCAGAAGCACTTAAAATTGCACGGGAGGTGGATCCAGATG GTCGAAGAACCCTTGCTGTTATCACAAAGCTGGATCTCATGGATGCTGGCACTGATGCTATGGATGTGCTTATGGGAAGAGTGATTCCAGTCAAACTTGGCATCATCGGAGTAGTGAACAG GAGTCAGTTGGATATTAACAATAAGAAGAGTGTAGCCGATTCCATTCGTGATGAGTATggttttcttcaaaagaagTATCCTTCCCTAGCCAATCGAAATGGAACCAAATATCTTGCTAGAACACTGAACAG acTACTGATGCATCATATCAGAGATTGCTTGCCAGAACTGAAAACCAGAATCAATGTTTTAGCTGCTCAGTACCAGTCTCTACTAAACAGCTATGGGGAACCTGTTGAGGACAAAAGTGCCACTTTATTGCAGCTTATTACCAAATTTGCCACAGAGTATTGTAACACTATTGAAGGAACAGCGAAATACATAGAGACTTCAGAGCT ATGTGGTGGAGCCAGAATCTGTTACATTTTTCATGAGACCTTTGGAAGAACTTTAGAATCTGTTGACCCACTGGGTGGCCTTAACACAATCGATATTCTGACTGCCATTAGAAATGCTACT GGTCCCCGTCCTGCCTTGTTTGTTCCTGAAGTTTCATTTGAATTGCTGGTAAAAAGGCAAATCAAACGTTTAGAAGAGCCTAGCTTGCGCTGTGTGGAGCTGGTTCATGAAGAAATGCAGCGGATTATCCAGCATTGTAGTAACTACAGTACACAG gaaTTATTGAGGTTTCCTAAATTGCATGATGCCATAGTTGAAGTAGTAACTTGTCTTCTGCGTAGAAGACTTCCTGTCACAAATGAAATG GTTCATAATCTAGTGGCCATTGAGTTAGCTTATATCAATACCAAACATCCAGACTTTGCTGATGCCTGTGGTTTAATGAATAACAACATagag gaacaaaGGCGTAACAGGTTAGCCCGGGAGCTGCCTTCTACTGTGCCACGAGACAAG GCCGCTCCTGGAGCGGGAGATACGTCTCAGGAGCCTGGaacaggcagctggagaggaATGCTGAAACCCTCAAAAGTGGAAGAGGtatcagcagaggaaaaatcCAAGCCAGCTGCAGCCCTACCTGCTAGTCCTCAAAAAGGACATGCTGTAAACCTATTAGATGTG cctGTACCTGTTGCACGCAAACTTTCTGCCCGTGAGCAACGAGATTGTGAAGTGATTGAACGACTTATTAAATCTTACTTCCTTATTGTCAGGAAGAACATTCAAGACAG TGTGCCAAAGGCAGTGATGCATTTTCTGGTGAACCATGTGAAAGACACTCTGCAGAGTGAGCTGGTAGGCCAGCTCTATAAATCCTTGTTGTTGGATGACCTTCTGACAGAATCTGAGGACATGGCACAGCGCAGGAAAGAGGCAGCTGACATGCTAAAG GCCCTGCAGCGAGCCAGTCAGATCATTGCAGAGATTCGTGAGACACATCTTTGGTGA
- the DNM1L gene encoding dynamin-1-like protein isoform X3, producing the protein MEALIPVINKLQDVFNTVGADIIQLPQIVVVGTQSSGKSSVLESLVGRDLLPRGTGVVTRRPLILQLVHVSPEDGRKTAGDENDPATWKNPRHLSKEIDAEEWGKFLHTKNKIYTDFDEIRQEIENETERISGNNKGISPEPIHLKIFSSNVVNLTLVDLPGMTKVPVGDQPKDIELQIRELILQFISNPNSIILAVTAANTDMATSEALKIAREVDPDGRRTLAVITKLDLMDAGTDAMDVLMGRVIPVKLGIIGVVNRSQLDINNKKSVADSIRDEYGFLQKKYPSLANRNGTKYLARTLNRLLMHHIRDCLPELKTRINVLAAQYQSLLNSYGEPVEDKSATLLQLITKFATEYCNTIEGTAKYIETSELCGGARICYIFHETFGRTLESVDPLGGLNTIDILTAIRNATGPRPALFVPEVSFELLVKRQIKRLEEPSLRCVELVHEEMQRIIQHCSNYSTQELLRFPKLHDAIVEVVTCLLRRRLPVTNEMVHNLVAIELAYINTKHPDFADACGLMNNNIEEQRRNRLARELPSTVPRDKAAPGAGDTSQEPGTGSWRGMLKPSKVEEVSAEEKSKPAAALPASPQKGHAVNLLDVPVPVARKLSAREQRDCEVIERLIKSYFLIVRKNIQDSVPKAVMHFLVNHVKDTLQSELVGQLYKSLLLDDLLTESEDMAQRRKEAADMLKALQRASQIIAEIRETHLW; encoded by the exons AGCAGTGGAAAGAGTTCTGTGTTGGAAAGCCTTGTGGGGAGGGATCTGCTCCCACGAGGTACTGGAGTTGTCACCCGGAGACCCCTTATTCTGCAGCTGGTGCATGTTTCCCCAGAGGATGGTCGGAAAACAGCTGGAGATGAAAATG ACCCTGCTACATGGAAAAATCCAAGACACCTTTCTAAAG agataGATGCTGAAGAGTGGGGTAAATTTCTTCACACCAAAAATAAG ATCTATACAGATTTTGATGAAATTCGTCaggaaatagaaaatgaaacagagagGATTTCAGGAAATAATAAG GGGATCAGTCCTGAACCTATTCATCTTAAGATTTTTTCATCTAACGTTGTAAATCTGACTCTTGTGGATTTACCTGGAATGACAAAG GTGCCTGTTGGTGATCAGCCTAAGGACATTGAACTTCAAATAAGAGAGCTGATCCTTCAATTCATCAGCAACCCAAATTCAATTATTCTGGCAGTCACAGCTGCTAACACAGACATGGCCACTTCAGAAGCACTTAAAATTGCACGGGAGGTGGATCCAGATG GTCGAAGAACCCTTGCTGTTATCACAAAGCTGGATCTCATGGATGCTGGCACTGATGCTATGGATGTGCTTATGGGAAGAGTGATTCCAGTCAAACTTGGCATCATCGGAGTAGTGAACAG GAGTCAGTTGGATATTAACAATAAGAAGAGTGTAGCCGATTCCATTCGTGATGAGTATggttttcttcaaaagaagTATCCTTCCCTAGCCAATCGAAATGGAACCAAATATCTTGCTAGAACACTGAACAG acTACTGATGCATCATATCAGAGATTGCTTGCCAGAACTGAAAACCAGAATCAATGTTTTAGCTGCTCAGTACCAGTCTCTACTAAACAGCTATGGGGAACCTGTTGAGGACAAAAGTGCCACTTTATTGCAGCTTATTACCAAATTTGCCACAGAGTATTGTAACACTATTGAAGGAACAGCGAAATACATAGAGACTTCAGAGCT ATGTGGTGGAGCCAGAATCTGTTACATTTTTCATGAGACCTTTGGAAGAACTTTAGAATCTGTTGACCCACTGGGTGGCCTTAACACAATCGATATTCTGACTGCCATTAGAAATGCTACT GGTCCCCGTCCTGCCTTGTTTGTTCCTGAAGTTTCATTTGAATTGCTGGTAAAAAGGCAAATCAAACGTTTAGAAGAGCCTAGCTTGCGCTGTGTGGAGCTGGTTCATGAAGAAATGCAGCGGATTATCCAGCATTGTAGTAACTACAGTACACAG gaaTTATTGAGGTTTCCTAAATTGCATGATGCCATAGTTGAAGTAGTAACTTGTCTTCTGCGTAGAAGACTTCCTGTCACAAATGAAATG GTTCATAATCTAGTGGCCATTGAGTTAGCTTATATCAATACCAAACATCCAGACTTTGCTGATGCCTGTGGTTTAATGAATAACAACATagag gaacaaaGGCGTAACAGGTTAGCCCGGGAGCTGCCTTCTACTGTGCCACGAGACAAG GCCGCTCCTGGAGCGGGAGATACGTCTCAGGAGCCTGGaacaggcagctggagaggaATGCTGAAACCCTCAAAAGTGGAAGAGGtatcagcagaggaaaaatcCAAGCCAGCTGCAGCCCTACCTGCTAGTCCTCAAAAAGGACATGCTGTAAACCTATTAGATGTG cctGTACCTGTTGCACGCAAACTTTCTGCCCGTGAGCAACGAGATTGTGAAGTGATTGAACGACTTATTAAATCTTACTTCCTTATTGTCAGGAAGAACATTCAAGACAG TGTGCCAAAGGCAGTGATGCATTTTCTGGTGAACCATGTGAAAGACACTCTGCAGAGTGAGCTGGTAGGCCAGCTCTATAAATCCTTGTTGTTGGATGACCTTCTGACAGAATCTGAGGACATGGCACAGCGCAGGAAAGAGGCAGCTGACATGCTAAAG GCCCTGCAGCGAGCCAGTCAGATCATTGCAGAGATTCGTGAGACACATCTTTGGTGA
- the DNM1L gene encoding dynamin-1-like protein isoform X1 produces the protein MEALIPVINKLQDVFNTVGADIIQLPQIVVVGTQSSGKSSVLESLVGRDLLPRGTGVVTRRPLILQLVHVSPEDGRKTAGDENDPATWKNPRHLSKEIDAEEWGKFLHTKNKIYTDFDEIRQEIENETERISGNNKGISPEPIHLKIFSSNVVNLTLVDLPGMTKVPVGDQPKDIELQIRELILQFISNPNSIILAVTAANTDMATSEALKIAREVDPDGRRTLAVITKLDLMDAGTDAMDVLMGRVIPVKLGIIGVVNRSQLDINNKKSVADSIRDEYGFLQKKYPSLANRNGTKYLARTLNRLLMHHIRDCLPELKTRINVLAAQYQSLLNSYGEPVEDKSATLLQLITKFATEYCNTIEGTAKYIETSELCGGARICYIFHETFGRTLESVDPLGGLNTIDILTAIRNATGPRPALFVPEVSFELLVKRQIKRLEEPSLRCVELVHEEMQRIIQHCSNYSTQELLRFPKLHDAIVEVVTCLLRRRLPVTNEMVHNLVAIELAYINTKHPDFADACGLMNNNIEEQRRNRLARELPSTVPRDKSTKAPGALTPASQEAVTAASAEADGKAAPGAGDTSQEPGTGSWRGMLKPSKVEEVSAEEKSKPAAALPASPQKGHAVNLLDVPVPVARKLSAREQRDCEVIERLIKSYFLIVRKNIQDSVPKAVMHFLVNHVKDTLQSELVGQLYKSLLLDDLLTESEDMAQRRKEAADMLKALQRASQIIAEIRETHLW, from the exons AGCAGTGGAAAGAGTTCTGTGTTGGAAAGCCTTGTGGGGAGGGATCTGCTCCCACGAGGTACTGGAGTTGTCACCCGGAGACCCCTTATTCTGCAGCTGGTGCATGTTTCCCCAGAGGATGGTCGGAAAACAGCTGGAGATGAAAATG ACCCTGCTACATGGAAAAATCCAAGACACCTTTCTAAAG agataGATGCTGAAGAGTGGGGTAAATTTCTTCACACCAAAAATAAG ATCTATACAGATTTTGATGAAATTCGTCaggaaatagaaaatgaaacagagagGATTTCAGGAAATAATAAG GGGATCAGTCCTGAACCTATTCATCTTAAGATTTTTTCATCTAACGTTGTAAATCTGACTCTTGTGGATTTACCTGGAATGACAAAG GTGCCTGTTGGTGATCAGCCTAAGGACATTGAACTTCAAATAAGAGAGCTGATCCTTCAATTCATCAGCAACCCAAATTCAATTATTCTGGCAGTCACAGCTGCTAACACAGACATGGCCACTTCAGAAGCACTTAAAATTGCACGGGAGGTGGATCCAGATG GTCGAAGAACCCTTGCTGTTATCACAAAGCTGGATCTCATGGATGCTGGCACTGATGCTATGGATGTGCTTATGGGAAGAGTGATTCCAGTCAAACTTGGCATCATCGGAGTAGTGAACAG GAGTCAGTTGGATATTAACAATAAGAAGAGTGTAGCCGATTCCATTCGTGATGAGTATggttttcttcaaaagaagTATCCTTCCCTAGCCAATCGAAATGGAACCAAATATCTTGCTAGAACACTGAACAG acTACTGATGCATCATATCAGAGATTGCTTGCCAGAACTGAAAACCAGAATCAATGTTTTAGCTGCTCAGTACCAGTCTCTACTAAACAGCTATGGGGAACCTGTTGAGGACAAAAGTGCCACTTTATTGCAGCTTATTACCAAATTTGCCACAGAGTATTGTAACACTATTGAAGGAACAGCGAAATACATAGAGACTTCAGAGCT ATGTGGTGGAGCCAGAATCTGTTACATTTTTCATGAGACCTTTGGAAGAACTTTAGAATCTGTTGACCCACTGGGTGGCCTTAACACAATCGATATTCTGACTGCCATTAGAAATGCTACT GGTCCCCGTCCTGCCTTGTTTGTTCCTGAAGTTTCATTTGAATTGCTGGTAAAAAGGCAAATCAAACGTTTAGAAGAGCCTAGCTTGCGCTGTGTGGAGCTGGTTCATGAAGAAATGCAGCGGATTATCCAGCATTGTAGTAACTACAGTACACAG gaaTTATTGAGGTTTCCTAAATTGCATGATGCCATAGTTGAAGTAGTAACTTGTCTTCTGCGTAGAAGACTTCCTGTCACAAATGAAATG GTTCATAATCTAGTGGCCATTGAGTTAGCTTATATCAATACCAAACATCCAGACTTTGCTGATGCCTGTGGTTTAATGAATAACAACATagag gaacaaaGGCGTAACAGGTTAGCCCGGGAGCTGCCTTCTACTGTGCCACGAGACAAG TCTACTAAAGCTCCAGGTGCATTGACACCTGCTTCCCAGGAGGCTGttactgctgcttctgctgaggCTGATGGCAAG GCCGCTCCTGGAGCGGGAGATACGTCTCAGGAGCCTGGaacaggcagctggagaggaATGCTGAAACCCTCAAAAGTGGAAGAGGtatcagcagaggaaaaatcCAAGCCAGCTGCAGCCCTACCTGCTAGTCCTCAAAAAGGACATGCTGTAAACCTATTAGATGTG cctGTACCTGTTGCACGCAAACTTTCTGCCCGTGAGCAACGAGATTGTGAAGTGATTGAACGACTTATTAAATCTTACTTCCTTATTGTCAGGAAGAACATTCAAGACAG TGTGCCAAAGGCAGTGATGCATTTTCTGGTGAACCATGTGAAAGACACTCTGCAGAGTGAGCTGGTAGGCCAGCTCTATAAATCCTTGTTGTTGGATGACCTTCTGACAGAATCTGAGGACATGGCACAGCGCAGGAAAGAGGCAGCTGACATGCTAAAG GCCCTGCAGCGAGCCAGTCAGATCATTGCAGAGATTCGTGAGACACATCTTTGGTGA